In Desulfuromonas acetexigens, the genomic stretch AATTGGTTTCGCTGCGAAAGGCTTCTATGCGGGCGGCCAGTTGCGAAAGGCTGTCGAGCAGTTCCCGTTCTTCGCGGGCGCTCTCCAGGGTCGAGAGGCTAGATAAAATAGAGGTCAGGCGATGATCGAGATCGTTCAACTCGGGGGCGATGCGTTTAGCGATGGGCAACGAGAGCTGGGCTAGGAGGCGGTAGGTTTCCAGTTCGATGACGCGCTGCACCAGACGTCCCATCTGGTAATCGTCAATGCCGAGGTTGCGGATGTGAAAGCGACCGAAGCCGTCGCCGTGCAGTTTGAAAGCGGTGCAGAGCTGGGCTTTGCCGCCTTTGGGCAGGCTTAAGACCAGCTTCTGCCCTTCGAAGTAACGATAGAGGGCAGTGGTCTCGCAAGGGGTATTGGCCGCTTCCACCACGAGATGGAAGGCCGCGACCGCCTGCCCGGGCAGGGCATGCAGCCAGTCATTGGGTAAAAGGTTCAGCACCGGCTCAGAGAAGGGTTCCGTGCCTGGCGATTCGGGGGCCATGAAGGTCAGGGCGTAGAATTCCGTATGCCGTTCCCAGCGCACCGTGAACTGACCAAAATTCTGGAGAAAAAATGGGGTTTCCGTCCTTGGCTGGTTGACGCTGTAGCGCCGGCAGAGATCGCGGAGTTGGTTGAAGGAACAGTCCAGTTCAGCGACGGTTGCACGAAAAGCCAGATGCGTCAGCTTCTGCGGGGTTGCCACCAGATGGAAGGGGCGCGCGTGCAGCTCGTCATAGAGCGCATCGCGTAAGGGATGGATGGCAAAGGGGAGAGAGGGAACAGTTTCGGTAGAGGACATGGATGTTGCAGTCTCCCGCCGCGGAAAGTTTCGCGGGCAAATGGCTTTTGGTTCAGGATCTCTCGTGTTGTGGAGTTCTTTCAAAATCAGGGTTTTTTGACACCGTTTTCGAAGCGGACTTTGCCGTAGACCTTGGGGATTCCGAGATTGGTATAGAGGCCCCGCAACTGTTTTCCTCCCAGCAGCACCTCATAAGCGGAAATGCCGAAATTATCCGGCTCTTCAATGCCGCGATAAAAAGCGCTGAGAACACCGTCATGGTACAGCCCCCAGCCGTTAAAGGTCTGGGGGACGTCTCCGGTTTGCGAGTTGTCGACTTCCCAGGTCATCAAATAGATTTCCCGGGCTTTTTCGATATGGATCTCGCCGACATAGTCATCCCCCTGGACTTCGTAGGTTCCTTCCAGGTTCGGTGGGGTCGAATCGGCCTGGGGAGCGGAGGCCCCACCGATGCCTAGGGCCAGTTCGTCGATTTTACGGGGGAAATCGGCATGGGAAGGCATGTCGACTTTAATTGCCATGCGCACTTCGCCGCTCTGAACCTCAATCACTCGGGCGTTGATGGTGTGACTGTCGAACATCTGGCTGAGGCTGCCGAGCAGAATCAGGTCGACGTTGGCCAGCGCACCGATTTTACGTGCCTGGGAATCGTCGGTAATGCCGGTCTGCTCCAGGCGCTGTTCATCGAGGATGGTGTCGAGTTGTGTGCGTTCCACGACCGTGAACCGATTCAATTGGCTGATCATGGTGCGCAGATTTTCCGAAACCGCCAACGCCAGAGTGGGATCGGCGCCGATCGGCCTGAGGTCGAGCACGGCGATCCGCTCGGCCGCGGCCGGCGAGAAGGTTGTCAGTAGAAGGAAGATCAGGGGGCAAAGAAACCGCATGAACTCCCCCTGCCATCAATGATCGTGGAAGCCAAGAACAACCAGCACGCAACTGCCATCGGCGATGACGTTGATGCCGGCCTGATGACAGGCCGCGATCGCTGCCGGGCTTTCCGCGCCGGGCTGCATCCAGATATTGCGGATCACTCCCCGAGCGATGGCCGCATCCACGACCTTTTCGGTTACCGATGGCGGAGTGATGACGGAGATACTCTGGACCGTCTCCGGCAGTTCGTTGACCGACGCCGCGCAGGGCAGGCCTTCGATCTCCTTCTGTGCCGGATGGACCGGAATCGCTTCCCGCCCCGCTTGCAGGTAGCAGCGCAGGACCATGTTGCCGTACTTATCCCGGCGCGGGGAGGCGCCGACCACGCCAAAGGCCGGGGATTCGAGGAAGGTGGCGATTTGCTGATCGATTGTCTGGGACATGGCAAAGCTCCTTGTTGGATTAGAATGCCCTGGCGGGCGGATCAGGCGGCAGTTCGGCCGCGGGCGATGGCGTCGCGAGCCAGTTCGTCACAGCGCTCGTTTTCCGGATGCCCGGCATGGCCGCGCACCCAACACCATTCCACCTCGTGGCGACGGGTGAGTTCCAGCAGCCGTTCCCACAGGTCGCGATTGGCGACATCCTTTTTCTGCGAATTTTTCCAGCCACGCTTGATCCAGCCGTGAATCCATTCGGTAATGCCTTTTTTGACATATTCCGAATCGGTCGTCAGTCGCACTCGGCAGGGGCGTTTGAGGGCGGCCAGGGCTTCGATGGCGCCGGTCAGTTCCATGCGGTTGTTGGTCGTTTCCGGGGCATAACCGGAAAGTTCCTTAAGCGTGCCGCCGTAGCGAAGCAGGGCGCCCCAGCCGCCCGGGCCGGGGTTGCCGCTACAGGCGCCGTCGGAAAAAATTTCAACGAAGTGTTCGCGGGAGGTCATGGTGTCCTGAGGTCGGGAGTGGATGAAATACGGCTCTCAGCATAGCACAGCCTTTTAGGCAAAACCAGCGCAAGGGGGCTTTCCCCGCCCGATTCCCGCCGCCGTTGTTGCAATGCCGCAGGCTTTGCATTAAATTGTCAGAATCCATTTAAAAGGCTGAACACGACACTTTCTTCATGCACCTTTACCGAGGCTGCCCATGTCCTTTTCCGGCGAACTGGAACACTTGCCCATCGTCGATGTCATCCAACTCCTCCATTCCTCCCGCAAGACCGGCACCTTGTGTGTCCGTGGCGGGCGCGGAGAATGTCAGCTGGTTTTTAACGAAGGCTATATCACCAGCGCTAATCACGCCAATACCAGCGTGCGCATCGGCAAAATTCTGGTCGATATGGGCGCGATTTCCCGCGAGGACTGCGATGCCGCGCTGAACGGCCAGCAGGATGCCGGCGTGGCGCGTAAGCCGCTGGTCGCCACGCTCATCGAGGAAGGGGCGTTGAAGAAGGAGGACGCCTACCGGGGGCTGCGCACCCTGATCGAGATGACAGTGGTGGAGATGCTGCGCTGGACCAAGGGAACTTTTACCCTGGATGTGCACAGCGCGGTGATTTCTGACGAATACCGTTATTTCCCGGAAATGCTCCATCAGGAAATCAACCTCGATACCCAGCGGGTGCTGATGGATGCCCTGCGCATTTTCGACGAGGAGAACCGCGACGGAGAAGGGGAGGAGCCGGCTTGGGAAGAGGATGAGTCGGTTGACGCTGCCTTCGCTGCGGAGCCTTCGGCCGCGAGCAGCGCTATCGAACTGTCCGCCGACGATCTTGGATTGGGGGAGCTCGATCAACTGGAACGGAAAATTCCCGAGGTTTTCGCCAGCATCGAAGTGGTCGATCCCGGCGCGGCCCATCGCAAGCTGCTGGACGATCTCTGGCCGGCCGCCGGTGCCGCCGACCGGGGGCGAATGGTCGATTTCTTGACCCGCCTCGTGCCCTCGGCGGGAAGCGATTTCGACGGTGGCAGCCGCGGCGTGGTTTTTTGCGGTCGCGACCGCCTCGTCCGGCACGGCGTCATGACCATTTGCAAATCCCTCGATATTCTCAGTTTTACCACCGACGATGAGGGGGATCTCGACCTGATCCTGGAGCAGTCCCTGCGCAAGGGGATGGTGCCGCTGCTGATGCTCGGCGCGCCGGACGAAGAGCTGCCGGGGTGGACCGCGCTCGACCTGATCCGCCTGCGCCGGCAGAAACGGGCCCGTTTCCCGCAACTGCCGGTGCTGCAACTGGCGTTGGAACAGGACGGGGATTTTGTCCTCCAGTCCTATCAGGACGGTGTCCTGGCGGTCATTCCCCGCCCCCGCGAGCTTGCCGCCGGTGGCGAGGTTGGACCGATGATCTGGTTTTTCGAGGTGCTGCTCGCCTATCTGCGCGACTACTTTGCTCAGCGCCGGAATCTCGCCGCGAGTGACCTCGGCAACGATCTGCTCATCTTGCGCGGGCTCCGTGATGCGCCGGAACTTTCCCAGGTGTTGCTGCAGCGGCTGAGCGAATTCTTTCCACGGGGGTTGACCCTGATTGTGCGCGGTGGTGAACTGCTCTCCGAAAAAGGGGTCGGGTTCCTCCCTGGGACGGAGCGGAGTCCGGCGCCGGTGCCGCGTTTCACGGTGGTTCCGTCTTCCGACGGGGCGTTGCGCCAGGTGTTGGCCAGCGGCCAGCCCTTTTGTGGGCCGCTCGCCGATGCGGCGCTGGAAGAGGTGTTGCGGGAACGACTCAGCGCACCCCGCGATCCGGCGGCTCTGCTGCTGCCCATCGTCAGCCGCGGACGAGTGATCGCCGTTATTTACGGGGACTTTGGCGACGGCGAGGCCAGGGCCGTCCCTCTCGATTATCTGCAGGTACTGGCCGCCCAGGCCGGACTGGTGCTCGAAAACGCCATCTACCGTCGGCAGTTGGAGAAGAACGCCGGTCACTAGCTCCGGGCGTTTTCCGCTTAAGCCGCGATCTCAGGCCCCTGAAGGGATGTGTCCATGGATATCAAAACCCTGAATCAGATACTGGAAATTTCGTTTGAGAAACGGGTTTCCGACGTGCACTTCGAAGTGGATAATCCGCCTTTTTTCCGGGCGCGCGGCCAGCTTCTCCGCTCCAAGTTACCCCCTTTGACCGCCGACGATACCGAGTTTATCGCCAAGCGGATCCTTGAACACAACGGCCGGCCTTTGGGGGATGGTTTCAAAGAATGCGACGCCTCTTATGCTCTCGCCAATGGCGGGCGCTTTCGGGTCAGCATCTTCCGGCAACGGGGGGTGTTCGGGGTGGTCATGCGCGTCATTCCCCCCACCGTCGGTTCTTTCCAGGATCTCAAACTGCCGCCGGTTCTCGAAGAGATCGTCAAGGCCCCCAACGGCCTGATCCTCGTCACCGGCCCCACCGGCAATGGCAAATCAACGACCCTGGCGTCGATGTTGCGCTTCATCAACGAGAAATACAGCTACAACATCATTACTATCGAAGATCCCATCGAATTTCTCTTCGCTTCCAACAAGAGCTGCATTATTCAGCGCGAGGTCGGGATCGATACGGAGAGTTTCGGCGATGCCCTGAAGGCTGCCCTGCGCATGGACCCGGATGTCATCATGGTCGGCGAGATGCGCGACCTGGAGACGATCGACGCCTGTATCAAAGCCGCCGAGACCGGGCATCTGGTCTTCTCGACCTTGCACACCCAGAACGCCGCCTCGACCATCAACCGGGTCATTGGGCATTTTCCTCCCGATGCTCAGGAGATCGTTCGTCAGCGCCTCGCCGACATGTTGGTCGCCACCGTTTCTCTGCGTCTGATCAAGGACAAGAGTGGCGAGAACATCCTGCCGGTGGTGGAAGTGATGCGCTCCACCACCACCATCCAGGCCTGTATCCGCGAAGGGCGGCTCGACGAAATTGAGCAGAACATCGAAAAGGGGCGGGCCCAGTATCATATGCAGAGCATGGATCAGCACCTGATCGAGCTCTGCAAGAAGGACATCATCACCATCCACGAGGCCAAGCGCGTCTCCCGCTCTATGGACCTGGACCGCAAGCTGAATTTCACCGCCTGAGGTGAAGTGGCCAAGGTCCGTGGCTCCGTCCCCGTCACTATTCCCCTGTGGGACAAACCAAAAGCCCCGTCGAACTGAATTCGGCGGGGCTTCAACTTGGGGTGCGCCAGAGGGGTTGTCCGCTTCAGTCGGAGAGAAAGAAAAAGCCCCTCTGTTTGCACAGAGAGGCTTTTTCAATGTGGCGTCCCCAGGGGGATTCGAACCCCCGTCGCCGGCGTGAAAGGCCGGTGTCCTGGGCCAGGCTAGACGATAGGGACTTAACCTTCAAGTCCCTGCGGGAAATGACCCCGCAGGATGCTGCTTTTAAAATGGTGAGCCGGGGGGGGATCGAACCCACGACCATCTGATTAAAAGTCAGATGCTCTACCGACTGAGCTACCGGCTCACAAGAGAAGCCAATTTATAAAGGAATTGCTTTTTTCAGTCAACCCTTTTTTGCGTTTTTTGGAAAAAAAGCTCTTTTCAGGCGAAGGGGTTTTTAACCTGAAGGGTCTGGTCGCGGCGCGGGCCGACGGAAACCAGAACGACCGGGCAGCCGGAGACCTGTTCGAGTTTCTTCAGGTACTCTTGGGCCTTCTTTGGCAAGGTTTCAGAGCTGGTGGCCTCGGCCAGGGAGGCGTTCCAGCCCTCGATTTCTTCGTAAACGGGTTTGCACTCCTTGAGCACTTCGAGATCCTGGGGGAAATCTTCGAGAAGTTGGCCGCGATAGGAGTAGGCGGTGCAGATCTTGATGGTTTCCAACTCGTTGAGCACGTCCAGCTTGGTGATGGCGAGGCCGGTCATGCCGTTGGTACGGACCGCCTCACGCAGGGCGACGGCGTCGAACCAGCCGGTGCGGCGAGGGCGGCCAGTGGTGGCGCCGAACTCTTGACCGACCTGGCGCAATTTTTCCCCCATCTCGTCATCGAGCTCGGTGGGGAAAGGGCCTTCGCCGACGCGGGTGACATAGGCCTTGGAGATGCCGATGACGGCGTCGATGAAGCGCGGTCCGACGCCGGTGCCGGTACAGGCGCCGCCGGCGATGGTTGACGAGGAGGTGACGTAGGGATAGGTGCCGTGATCAACGTCGAGCAGGCTCCCCTGGGCTCCCTCGAAGAGGATATTTTTTCCTTCGGTGATGCTCTGGTTGAGGAGCTTGGAGGCATTCCCCAGATATTTCCCGAGCATTTGCCCGTAGGCGGTGTATTCGTTGATGATCGCCTCTTCGTCGAGGGGCTGACCACCGAGGAGTTTTTCAAGAATGAGATTCTTCTCCGGTAGTAGTTCCTTGACCTTGCGGGC encodes the following:
- a CDS encoding DUF3422 family protein — encoded protein: MSSTETVPSLPFAIHPLRDALYDELHARPFHLVATPQKLTHLAFRATVAELDCSFNQLRDLCRRYSVNQPRTETPFFLQNFGQFTVRWERHTEFYALTFMAPESPGTEPFSEPVLNLLPNDWLHALPGQAVAAFHLVVEAANTPCETTALYRYFEGQKLVLSLPKGGKAQLCTAFKLHGDGFGRFHIRNLGIDDYQMGRLVQRVIELETYRLLAQLSLPIAKRIAPELNDLDHRLTSILSSLSTLESAREERELLDSLSQLAARIEAFRSETNYRFGATRAYHDLVLSRVQNIRETEVEEHMSVHEFLSRRLIPALRTCESVQTRLEDLSRRIERAGDLLRTRVNLTMQETNKSLLASMDRRGRLQFRMQETVEGLSVAAISYYMVGLAGYLFGGLPLAEWGLEKGVLMALSVPAVVTLVWWMTQRIKHRLIKDPLERKPPAPGS
- a CDS encoding CsgG/HfaB family protein — translated: MRFLCPLIFLLLTTFSPAAAERIAVLDLRPIGADPTLALAVSENLRTMISQLNRFTVVERTQLDTILDEQRLEQTGITDDSQARKIGALANVDLILLGSLSQMFDSHTINARVIEVQSGEVRMAIKVDMPSHADFPRKIDELALGIGGASAPQADSTPPNLEGTYEVQGDDYVGEIHIEKAREIYLMTWEVDNSQTGDVPQTFNGWGLYHDGVLSAFYRGIEEPDNFGISAYEVLLGGKQLRGLYTNLGIPKVYGKVRFENGVKKP
- a CDS encoding CoA-binding protein, whose amino-acid sequence is MSQTIDQQIATFLESPAFGVVGASPRRDKYGNMVLRCYLQAGREAIPVHPAQKEIEGLPCAASVNELPETVQSISVITPPSVTEKVVDAAIARGVIRNIWMQPGAESPAAIAACHQAGINVIADGSCVLVVLGFHDH
- the rnhA gene encoding ribonuclease HI, with amino-acid sequence MTSREHFVEIFSDGACSGNPGPGGWGALLRYGGTLKELSGYAPETTNNRMELTGAIEALAALKRPCRVRLTTDSEYVKKGITEWIHGWIKRGWKNSQKKDVANRDLWERLLELTRRHEVEWCWVRGHAGHPENERCDELARDAIARGRTAA
- a CDS encoding DUF4388 domain-containing protein, with protein sequence MSFSGELEHLPIVDVIQLLHSSRKTGTLCVRGGRGECQLVFNEGYITSANHANTSVRIGKILVDMGAISREDCDAALNGQQDAGVARKPLVATLIEEGALKKEDAYRGLRTLIEMTVVEMLRWTKGTFTLDVHSAVISDEYRYFPEMLHQEINLDTQRVLMDALRIFDEENRDGEGEEPAWEEDESVDAAFAAEPSAASSAIELSADDLGLGELDQLERKIPEVFASIEVVDPGAAHRKLLDDLWPAAGAADRGRMVDFLTRLVPSAGSDFDGGSRGVVFCGRDRLVRHGVMTICKSLDILSFTTDDEGDLDLILEQSLRKGMVPLLMLGAPDEELPGWTALDLIRLRRQKRARFPQLPVLQLALEQDGDFVLQSYQDGVLAVIPRPRELAAGGEVGPMIWFFEVLLAYLRDYFAQRRNLAASDLGNDLLILRGLRDAPELSQVLLQRLSEFFPRGLTLIVRGGELLSEKGVGFLPGTERSPAPVPRFTVVPSSDGALRQVLASGQPFCGPLADAALEEVLRERLSAPRDPAALLLPIVSRGRVIAVIYGDFGDGEARAVPLDYLQVLAAQAGLVLENAIYRRQLEKNAGH
- a CDS encoding type IV pilus twitching motility protein PilT, with translation MDIKTLNQILEISFEKRVSDVHFEVDNPPFFRARGQLLRSKLPPLTADDTEFIAKRILEHNGRPLGDGFKECDASYALANGGRFRVSIFRQRGVFGVVMRVIPPTVGSFQDLKLPPVLEEIVKAPNGLILVTGPTGNGKSTTLASMLRFINEKYSYNIITIEDPIEFLFASNKSCIIQREVGIDTESFGDALKAALRMDPDVIMVGEMRDLETIDACIKAAETGHLVFSTLHTQNAASTINRVIGHFPPDAQEIVRQRLADMLVATVSLRLIKDKSGENILPVVEVMRSTTTIQACIREGRLDEIEQNIEKGRAQYHMQSMDQHLIELCKKDIITIHEAKRVSRSMDLDRKLNFTA
- a CDS encoding adenylosuccinate synthase; the protein is MANVIVVGAQWGDEGKGKVVDIYTEYANDVVRYQGGNNAGHTLVVGNEKTVLHLIPSGILHEGKRCIIGNGVVLDPKVFLEEIDRLKKKGYLKNDSQLVVDANVHIIMPYHKAIDIARESNSGARKIGTTGRGIGPTYEDKIGRRGIRFIDLLHPEIFARKVKELLPEKNLILEKLLGGQPLDEEAIINEYTAYGQMLGKYLGNASKLLNQSITEGKNILFEGAQGSLLDVDHGTYPYVTSSSTIAGGACTGTGVGPRFIDAVIGISKAYVTRVGEGPFPTELDDEMGEKLRQVGQEFGATTGRPRRTGWFDAVALREAVRTNGMTGLAITKLDVLNELETIKICTAYSYRGQLLEDFPQDLEVLKECKPVYEEIEGWNASLAEATSSETLPKKAQEYLKKLEQVSGCPVVLVSVGPRRDQTLQVKNPFA